Proteins found in one Bacteroidales bacterium genomic segment:
- a CDS encoding GNAT family N-acetyltransferase: MIEVLPVRTQQEKRKYVTLPFQIYKGNPYWIPPIKADEFKIFEPTTNPALKFCDAAHWIAVKDGKTVGRITAIINHAYNQKTGQPYGRFSRFECINDREISLSLFQTAENWLRERGMKYVHGPLGFTNLDLQGLLIEGFDQLPSIASVYHLPYYSDLIEAAGYKKEIDWVEFRLDVDPVIPEKVTRLVELVKERFGLRVVHFNSRKEMKQYAARIFPILNKAFDELPYVVPFDEETARFYTNKYFSILNPKFVKVIVDKNDDIRGFIIGLPSLSEAMQKARGRLLPFGIFHIMRALKHPKVIDLLLTAVEPELQRQGVPSLLMYELHKVAIKYGVKYVETTGIFETNQKAIQTWKNYSHIQHKRRRCYVKSLF, translated from the coding sequence ATGATTGAAGTCTTACCCGTACGAACACAACAAGAAAAAAGAAAATATGTTACACTCCCTTTTCAAATTTACAAAGGCAATCCATATTGGATTCCCCCCATCAAGGCAGATGAATTTAAAATCTTTGAACCCACGACCAACCCTGCACTCAAGTTCTGTGATGCTGCTCATTGGATAGCAGTAAAAGATGGTAAAACAGTTGGAAGGATTACAGCAATCATTAATCATGCGTATAACCAGAAAACTGGTCAACCATATGGCCGATTTAGTCGTTTTGAATGCATCAACGACAGAGAAATTTCTCTTTCTTTGTTTCAAACTGCTGAAAATTGGCTCAGAGAAAGGGGCATGAAATACGTACACGGTCCTTTAGGGTTTACTAACCTAGATCTGCAAGGTTTACTCATTGAGGGATTCGATCAGTTGCCATCCATAGCTTCTGTCTACCATCTTCCTTATTATAGCGATTTAATCGAAGCTGCTGGCTACAAGAAAGAAATTGACTGGGTTGAATTTAGACTCGATGTAGATCCTGTAATTCCTGAAAAAGTTACACGTCTCGTCGAATTGGTCAAAGAACGTTTCGGGCTACGTGTTGTTCATTTTAACTCTAGAAAGGAAATGAAACAATATGCTGCAAGAATTTTTCCCATATTGAACAAGGCATTCGATGAATTACCCTATGTCGTTCCTTTCGACGAAGAAACAGCTCGTTTTTATACAAACAAATACTTTTCTATACTTAATCCAAAATTTGTTAAAGTCATTGTCGACAAAAACGATGATATCAGAGGATTTATCATTGGACTTCCCAGCCTATCCGAAGCTATGCAAAAAGCTCGTGGTAGGCTTCTACCTTTCGGGATCTTTCACATCATGCGTGCTCTCAAGCATCCAAAAGTAATTGATTTACTTTTGACAGCTGTAGAACCCGAACTTCAGCGACAAGGTGTACCTTCATTGCTTATGTATGAGTTGCATAAAGTTGCCATTAAGTATGGTGTTAAATACGTAGAAACCACTGGGATCTTCGAAACCAATCAGAAAGCTATTCAAACTTGGAAAAACTATTCTCACATTCAACATAAAAGACGCCGTTGTTATGTTAAAAGTTTGTTTTAA
- the holA gene encoding DNA polymerase III subunit delta codes for MKESFSAIVDKISQKIFYPVYLFYGEESYFIDYLTEQIIQHTLPPEERDYSLHILYGKDVKADEVLASLNMIPMFNLYNIYHIREAQEMDIRTWKKLEEYAMQPVSSNILLITSKELPPKNWLKLIETSQQVVGFQSYPLKEQELAKWIMEYVLRHGFVMSKETAQILIFSLGYELSKIINELNKLFIYLSDNKQTTIIDMKTIEEQIGISRKYNSYELINAIAKKDKNQALRIAIYFAKNEGKQKDTSVFLLLPLISSFFEKLFLYHTLKNKINDKSKIAADLGIFKNLLFIYDIGIKNYNFANVMKAIKLLKQYDLAFKGVEANSTPAMLIDLIYKLVSL; via the coding sequence ATGAAAGAAAGTTTCTCCGCCATCGTAGACAAAATATCTCAGAAAATATTTTATCCAGTTTACCTGTTTTACGGTGAAGAGTCTTATTTTATTGATTATTTAACCGAACAAATCATACAACATACTCTTCCACCAGAAGAAAGAGATTATAGCCTGCATATTTTGTATGGCAAAGATGTTAAAGCCGACGAAGTTTTAGCATCCTTAAACATGATTCCCATGTTTAATTTATATAACATCTATCATATCAGAGAGGCCCAGGAGATGGATATTCGTACGTGGAAAAAACTCGAAGAATATGCGATGCAACCCGTGTCGTCCAATATACTTTTAATTACATCAAAGGAATTACCCCCAAAAAATTGGTTAAAATTAATTGAAACATCCCAACAAGTTGTTGGTTTTCAATCTTATCCTCTCAAAGAACAAGAACTCGCTAAGTGGATTATGGAATACGTCCTCCGACATGGTTTTGTCATGAGTAAAGAAACTGCTCAAATTTTAATTTTTTCCCTTGGTTACGAACTCAGTAAAATCATAAATGAATTGAACAAACTTTTCATCTATCTCTCTGATAATAAACAAACGACCATCATCGACATGAAAACCATCGAAGAACAAATAGGTATTTCAAGAAAATATAATTCGTACGAATTGATCAATGCCATTGCCAAAAAAGATAAAAACCAAGCTCTTAGAATTGCAATTTACTTTGCCAAAAATGAAGGAAAACAAAAGGATACTTCTGTTTTTCTTCTGTTACCATTAATAAGTTCTTTTTTTGAAAAATTATTTCTTTATCATACTTTGAAAAACAAAATCAACGATAAATCAAAGATCGCAGCTGATCTTGGCATATTTAAAAATTTGCTATTTATTTACGATATAGGTATAAAAAATTATAATTTTGCCAATGTCATGAAAGCGATAAAACTTCTCAAACAATACGATTTAGCCTTCAAAGGAGTAGAAGCAAATTCAACTCCTGCGATGCTTATCGATCTAATTTATAAATTAGTTTCGTTATGA
- a CDS encoding AMP nucleosidase, which produces MKKEDIVRNWLPRYTGRRLNEFAKYILLVNFSYYVEMFAQKFNVPIIGLHRNMPNAGTEDITIINFGMGSANAATIMDLLSAVEPKAVLFLGKCGGLKKNTKVGDFILPIAAIRKEGTSNEYFPPEVPALPAFALQRVVSSAIRDYARDYWTGTVYTTNRRVWEHDEEFKAYLQKLRVMAIDMETATLFTIGFYNRIPTGALLLVSDQPMISEGVKTEESDRKVNELYVQDHLEIGINALLELKNHGRSVKHLLFDES; this is translated from the coding sequence ATGAAAAAAGAAGATATTGTCAGAAATTGGCTGCCACGTTATACTGGACGTCGATTGAACGAATTTGCAAAATATATTCTTCTGGTCAATTTTTCTTATTATGTGGAAATGTTTGCTCAAAAATTTAATGTCCCAATCATAGGTCTTCATCGCAATATGCCTAATGCAGGTACCGAAGACATTACCATCATTAACTTTGGAATGGGAAGTGCCAATGCAGCTACCATTATGGACCTCCTCAGTGCTGTTGAACCAAAAGCTGTCCTTTTTCTTGGCAAATGCGGAGGATTGAAAAAAAACACCAAAGTTGGTGACTTTATACTTCCCATTGCTGCTATTCGTAAAGAAGGTACTTCCAATGAATATTTCCCGCCGGAAGTTCCAGCGCTACCGGCTTTTGCACTCCAACGAGTTGTATCATCTGCTATTCGCGATTATGCTCGCGACTATTGGACAGGTACCGTTTACACTACCAATCGACGAGTCTGGGAACATGATGAAGAATTTAAAGCATATCTGCAAAAGCTTCGTGTCATGGCCATTGATATGGAAACAGCAACATTATTTACCATTGGTTTTTATAACCGTATTCCAACAGGTGCATTGCTCCTTGTTTCAGATCAGCCCATGATTTCAGAAGGAGTTAAAACTGAAGAAAGCGACAGAAAAGTGAACGAACTTTATGTTCAAGATCATCTTGAAATCGGCATCAACGCGTTACTTGAACTTAAAAACCATGGACGTTCCGTTAAACACCTCTTATTTGATGAAAGTTAA
- a CDS encoding type I restriction enzyme HsdR N-terminal domain-containing protein: MNILLPFPPHTLRVRSLPKGDEVFDIFRKKWVRLTTEEYIRQQFLHHMLYCLGYPQTSIAVEKTIQYHKMIKRFDALIVGKNNYLMLLEFKRPEIVLNENVILQASAYAHVLAVRSIFVTNGIQQFFLAYSKDGNCQIYHHLPSYDDLIHSI; this comes from the coding sequence ATGAACATTCTTTTGCCTTTTCCTCCTCATACTTTGAGAGTTCGTTCTTTGCCAAAAGGTGATGAAGTTTTTGACATTTTCCGTAAAAAATGGGTTCGACTAACAACGGAGGAATACATCAGACAGCAATTTTTACATCATATGTTATATTGTCTCGGTTATCCTCAAACCTCTATTGCGGTAGAAAAAACTATTCAATACCATAAAATGATAAAACGCTTCGATGCTTTGATTGTGGGGAAGAATAATTATTTAATGTTACTTGAATTTAAAAGACCTGAAATAGTGCTTAACGAAAATGTTATATTACAAGCTTCGGCATATGCTCATGTCTTGGCAGTTCGTAGTATTTTCGTTACGAACGGAATTCAGCAGTTTTTTCTTGCTTATTCGAAGGATGGTAATTGCCAAATTTATCATCATTTGCCATCGTATGATGATCTAATTCATTCGATTTGA
- the asnS gene encoding asparagine--tRNA ligase — protein MKRIKIKELLENYSLWFHREVTIKGWIRTRRESKNVVFLAVNDGSTIHSLQCVFLPTQFPEDFIKKLTTGSGLRVTGQLIPSPGSAQPCEIKVDEIELYGTAPADEYPLQKKGHTLEFLREIAHLRPRTNTFGAVFRIRHHVSFAIHKYFNDKGFFYFHTPIITGSDCEGAGAMFRVTTLPLDDLPRNEEGKIDFSEDFFGKETKLTVSGQLEGELGALALGEIYTFGPTFRAENSNTPRHLSEFWMIEPEMAFYDLEDNMNLAEDFLKFLVSYTLETCGDDLAFLQKMYDAELFDRLQNVIKNSFVRITYTEAIKILEQSQQPFEFPIYWGADLQSEHERFLVEKYFKSPVILTDYPKEIKAFYMKLNDDGKTVRAMDILFPRIGEIIGGSQREDDYEKLLQRVKEMHIPEKDVWWYLETRKFGSVPHSGFGLGLERFLLFVTGMSNIRDVIPFPRTPHNAEF, from the coding sequence ATGAAAAGAATTAAAATAAAGGAACTCTTAGAAAACTATTCTCTTTGGTTTCACAGAGAAGTGACCATCAAGGGATGGATTCGAACCAGACGAGAAAGCAAAAATGTTGTTTTTTTGGCAGTTAACGATGGTAGTACTATTCATTCATTGCAGTGCGTTTTTTTGCCTACTCAATTTCCAGAAGATTTTATTAAAAAGTTAACCACTGGTTCTGGATTACGTGTAACTGGTCAATTGATCCCCTCACCAGGATCAGCTCAACCTTGTGAGATTAAGGTTGATGAGATTGAGCTCTATGGAACTGCACCAGCAGATGAATACCCTTTGCAAAAAAAAGGTCATACGCTTGAATTTTTGAGAGAAATAGCTCATCTTAGACCTAGAACCAATACGTTTGGGGCCGTTTTTCGCATTCGACATCATGTTTCATTTGCTATCCACAAATATTTTAACGATAAAGGTTTTTTCTACTTTCATACTCCTATCATAACTGGTAGTGATTGTGAAGGAGCTGGAGCAATGTTTCGGGTGACAACACTCCCACTGGACGACCTTCCTCGCAATGAAGAGGGGAAAATTGATTTTTCTGAAGATTTTTTTGGAAAAGAAACCAAATTGACCGTTTCTGGGCAATTGGAAGGTGAGCTGGGGGCTCTTGCCCTTGGTGAAATCTATACATTTGGGCCTACTTTTCGAGCAGAGAACAGTAATACTCCACGACATCTTTCCGAATTTTGGATGATCGAACCAGAGATGGCCTTTTATGATCTCGAAGACAACATGAATCTAGCAGAGGATTTTCTTAAGTTTTTGGTGAGTTACACATTAGAAACTTGTGGTGACGATTTGGCTTTTTTGCAGAAAATGTACGATGCAGAATTGTTTGATAGATTACAAAATGTAATTAAAAATTCTTTTGTACGTATTACTTACACGGAAGCCATAAAGATTTTAGAGCAAAGTCAACAGCCTTTTGAATTTCCTATTTACTGGGGGGCTGATCTGCAATCGGAGCACGAGAGATTTCTCGTTGAAAAATATTTTAAATCACCTGTCATACTCACCGACTATCCTAAAGAAATCAAGGCTTTTTATATGAAACTCAACGATGATGGAAAAACAGTTAGAGCTATGGATATTCTTTTTCCACGAATTGGAGAAATTATTGGAGGTAGCCAACGAGAGGATGATTACGAAAAACTACTGCAAAGAGTAAAAGAAATGCATATCCCCGAAAAAGATGTATGGTGGTACCTAGAGACTCGCAAGTTTGGAAGCGTACCTCATAGTGGCTTTGGACTTGGCCTCGAAAGGTTTCTTCTCTTTGTTACTGGAATGTCTAATATTCGTGATGTCATTCCTTTTCCCAGAACGCCACACAATGCAGAATTTTAA
- the rpoN gene encoding RNA polymerase factor sigma-54 has protein sequence MSLKQQQKLVQKLSPQQIQILKLIQIPAIALEQRIKQEIEENPALEEVSFDVDNNTDADYDYSSSIDESLDREDSNDEAADEYDQESREDFNDNEIDISSYFDEEDDIPLYKRQTYSSIEDNEKTIPFRSETNFHDILYEQLHTHSLTEDEILIGDYVLGSIDENGYLKRDSKSIAMDLAFYYNLQVTPEEVEKMISLIQTFDPPGIGARDLRECLLIQLRRKPQKTPAIKLAIDIIQDHFEDFTKKHYEKLQHKLNVSENQFKEALDEILKLNPKPGNSTSEGRASYSIYPDFTIITDDDEIQVVVNTRNLPELSVSKYYQHLYEEYSKKKKSDPKTQELVQFIKQKLDSAKWFIDALKQRNDTLQTVMEAIVDFQREYFLTGDETKIKPMILKDIAEKTNMDISTISRVASSKYVQTPFGTFLLKSLFSESLENEQGEEVSTREIKSVLKKIIEEENKRDPYTDEELVKILKEKGYNLARRTVAKYREQLGIPVARLRKEI, from the coding sequence ATGAGTTTAAAACAACAACAAAAATTAGTTCAAAAGCTCTCACCTCAGCAAATTCAGATATTGAAACTTATTCAGATTCCTGCCATTGCTCTAGAACAACGAATAAAACAGGAAATAGAAGAAAATCCAGCGCTGGAGGAAGTATCTTTTGATGTTGACAATAATACTGATGCCGATTATGATTATAGCTCCTCTATAGATGAATCGTTAGACAGAGAAGACTCAAATGACGAAGCTGCTGATGAATACGATCAAGAATCTCGTGAGGATTTTAATGATAACGAGATAGATATTTCTTCCTATTTTGACGAAGAAGATGACATACCCCTCTATAAAAGACAAACTTACTCGTCCATTGAAGATAACGAAAAAACCATACCTTTTCGTTCTGAAACTAATTTTCATGATATTTTATATGAGCAATTACATACACATTCATTGACTGAAGACGAAATCCTTATAGGAGATTATGTTCTTGGAAGTATTGATGAAAATGGCTACCTTAAACGTGATAGCAAAAGCATAGCTATGGATTTGGCTTTTTATTACAATTTGCAAGTTACTCCTGAAGAAGTTGAAAAAATGATCTCTTTAATACAAACTTTTGATCCACCTGGTATCGGGGCAAGAGATTTACGAGAATGTTTACTTATTCAGCTTCGACGTAAGCCTCAGAAAACTCCTGCTATTAAATTGGCTATCGATATTATCCAAGATCACTTCGAGGATTTTACTAAAAAACATTACGAAAAGTTACAACATAAACTCAATGTTTCTGAAAATCAATTCAAAGAAGCTCTTGATGAGATTTTGAAATTAAACCCGAAACCCGGAAATTCAACGTCGGAAGGAAGAGCAAGTTATAGTATTTATCCTGATTTTACTATTATCACAGACGATGATGAAATTCAAGTAGTAGTTAATACTCGCAATCTTCCCGAGTTAAGTGTCAGCAAATATTACCAGCATCTTTACGAAGAATATAGCAAGAAAAAGAAGTCTGATCCTAAAACTCAAGAGCTAGTACAGTTTATCAAGCAAAAACTTGATTCAGCTAAGTGGTTTATTGATGCTCTCAAGCAAAGAAATGACACATTGCAAACAGTCATGGAAGCCATTGTGGATTTTCAACGTGAATATTTTCTTACCGGCGACGAAACAAAAATAAAACCGATGATTTTGAAGGATATTGCTGAAAAAACTAACATGGATATTTCTACGATATCTCGCGTAGCTAGTAGCAAATACGTGCAAACACCTTTCGGCACATTTCTATTGAAGAGTTTGTTCTCAGAGTCTCTCGAAAATGAGCAAGGCGAAGAAGTATCTACACGTGAGATTAAAAGTGTACTAAAGAAAATTATTGAAGAAGAAAACAAAAGAGATCCTTATACCGATGAAGAACTGGTGAAAATTTTAAAGGAAAAAGGCTACAATTTAGCTCGACGAACTGTAGCAAAATACAGAGAACAACTAGGAATCCCTGTAGCACGTCTGAGAAAAGAAATATAG
- a CDS encoding ABC transporter permease — protein MKSHFILLAVLLKESFFFAWQSLVLNKLRSFLTLLGVTIGIFSIIVVFSVVDSIRYQIEYSIESLGTKVLYIQKWPWVFSRDFPWWEYIKRPEPSYKEMIFLKQKATTLERICFFVKSVTKLETSEGDINNVPVLAVSDHFFEMQNLVIDTGRFLSESELNNGLAVAVAGKKVMELFPQGRGESQVKLFGRPIRIVGQLLSQGNNPIGGSYDDVLIIPYLFFEQTVNKDFIKNLSANIAFEGKKHVSKDEMIAEVRTLLRSYRKLPPSIDDNFSINEPSYLMEGISQIFGIVTLAGWIIGGFALLVGGFGIANIMFVSVYERINLIGIQMALGATRSFIFTQFLLESIFLSLIGGVVGLLLVFFLLLLASYVISFSLILSIGNIILGLVVSTVLGVASGVIPAWYASRMDPAVAIRQI, from the coding sequence ATGAAAAGCCACTTTATTCTTCTAGCTGTACTTCTGAAAGAAAGTTTTTTTTTCGCATGGCAGTCGCTTGTGCTTAACAAGCTTCGTTCTTTTCTGACTTTGTTGGGAGTTACCATTGGTATTTTTTCTATCATTGTTGTTTTTTCAGTTGTTGATTCAATAAGATATCAGATTGAATATAGTATTGAGTCACTTGGAACCAAGGTTCTTTACATTCAAAAGTGGCCATGGGTATTCTCACGAGATTTTCCGTGGTGGGAGTATATTAAAAGGCCTGAGCCTTCTTACAAAGAAATGATTTTCCTAAAGCAAAAAGCTACCACTTTAGAACGAATTTGTTTCTTTGTCAAAAGCGTTACTAAATTAGAAACATCGGAAGGAGATATCAATAATGTACCGGTTCTTGCTGTTTCCGATCATTTTTTTGAGATGCAAAATCTGGTTATAGATACTGGGCGTTTTTTATCAGAATCTGAACTCAACAATGGATTGGCAGTAGCTGTAGCAGGTAAGAAAGTAATGGAATTGTTTCCTCAGGGCAGGGGTGAATCCCAAGTTAAACTATTTGGTAGACCTATCAGGATTGTTGGCCAATTACTCAGCCAAGGTAACAATCCGATCGGGGGCAGTTACGATGACGTGTTGATCATTCCTTACCTTTTTTTTGAACAAACTGTGAATAAGGATTTTATCAAGAATTTAAGTGCGAATATTGCTTTTGAGGGCAAGAAGCATGTATCAAAGGATGAAATGATTGCAGAGGTGCGTACGTTATTACGCTCTTACCGCAAATTACCTCCTTCCATTGACGATAATTTTAGCATTAACGAGCCATCATATCTGATGGAAGGTATCTCTCAGATTTTTGGAATAGTTACACTAGCAGGATGGATCATTGGAGGATTTGCTTTATTGGTTGGTGGTTTTGGTATAGCTAATATCATGTTTGTATCAGTCTATGAGCGCATCAACCTTATAGGGATACAAATGGCGTTGGGTGCTACGCGTTCTTTCATTTTTACTCAGTTTTTGCTGGAATCTATTTTCCTTAGCCTTATTGGAGGAGTGGTAGGGTTATTGTTGGTCTTTTTTCTGTTGTTACTGGCATCATATGTGATCTCATTTTCTCTCATACTTTCAATAGGAAATATTATTTTAGGATTGGTTGTTTCGACGGTTTTAGGTGTAGCTTCAGGGGTGATTCCTGCATGGTATGCGTCTCGCATGGATCCTGCTGTGGCCATTCGACAAATATGA
- a CDS encoding Ig-like domain-containing protein has translation MRWCEFFIFLLFFVGCAVVEKPNGGPADMTPPQIIQKSLPDSSTEVKPDAITFLYDEFIRLQNPEKQIILNPYSGKIQYKLSGKKLTILLPDTLKSNTTYSISFIQAVKDITEGNVLPFYQHVFSTGKHIDTCKIRVKVIDAQTEEPQKNTWIGLYDDLSDFEKTPPRYLFPVSHDGVGTLGFLPRKRWYVTALQDVNFNYIYDNKDEKIAFKSEPLSFQDTGKCFIETNLRMFKVEPEEQSLLKTQPYHFQSVLCLFRKPLSNPQIRMLKPSPAEVKTITIKDSLFFFVRNKDVDSLVAVIQDGLFTDTISVGLKLKIRGKNPLKDTILVVKPVLYDKKLRYSDTLTLKTKVPLSHIHREKIYYFIENDSILKECPPFLLDTTGRKSFLFFNPQPGKKITLVARKGAFEDIWGFVSDSTTVEFQWLTEEQLGSLTILFVGLDTSMHYVLFLKQQNTELVFPIVGDTFKIEKMIPGSYHMRLLIDKDRNGIWTNGSWPPPREPEIFIPYDGTVDIRGNWNLQLTWKVSSLR, from the coding sequence ATGAGATGGTGTGAGTTTTTTATTTTTCTTCTTTTTTTCGTTGGCTGTGCAGTGGTGGAAAAGCCGAATGGGGGGCCAGCCGATATGACTCCACCTCAAATTATCCAAAAGTCATTACCTGATTCTTCGACAGAAGTTAAACCAGATGCCATTACATTTCTTTACGATGAATTTATCCGTCTTCAAAATCCTGAAAAACAAATTATTCTCAATCCCTATTCCGGCAAAATTCAATATAAACTTTCAGGAAAAAAATTAACTATTCTGTTACCAGATACTTTAAAATCAAATACTACTTACAGCATTTCCTTCATTCAAGCAGTAAAAGACATTACAGAAGGCAACGTTCTCCCTTTTTATCAACATGTGTTTTCTACAGGTAAGCATATTGATACATGCAAAATTAGAGTGAAAGTGATTGATGCTCAAACGGAGGAACCTCAAAAAAATACTTGGATTGGCCTCTATGATGATCTTTCAGATTTTGAAAAAACACCTCCTCGTTATCTTTTCCCAGTCTCTCATGATGGTGTGGGTACTCTTGGTTTTCTTCCACGAAAGAGATGGTATGTCACAGCTTTACAAGATGTTAATTTCAATTATATTTATGATAACAAGGACGAAAAAATTGCTTTTAAGTCTGAACCTTTATCTTTTCAGGACACTGGCAAATGCTTCATAGAAACAAATCTACGAATGTTTAAAGTTGAACCTGAAGAGCAATCTCTACTTAAGACACAGCCATATCATTTTCAGTCTGTTTTATGTTTGTTTAGAAAACCACTCAGCAATCCTCAAATACGTATGCTCAAACCTTCACCTGCTGAAGTTAAAACTATAACTATAAAAGACAGTTTATTCTTTTTTGTAAGAAACAAAGACGTGGATTCCCTTGTTGCTGTTATTCAGGATGGTCTATTTACTGATACTATATCAGTGGGATTAAAGTTAAAAATTCGCGGAAAAAATCCACTCAAAGATACTATTCTAGTCGTTAAACCAGTTTTATACGACAAAAAACTGCGTTATTCTGATACATTGACTTTGAAAACTAAAGTTCCTCTTTCTCACATACATCGAGAAAAAATATATTATTTCATTGAAAATGATAGTATACTCAAGGAATGCCCACCGTTTTTATTAGACACTACCGGGAGAAAATCATTCTTATTTTTCAACCCACAGCCTGGGAAAAAAATCACTTTAGTAGCACGTAAAGGGGCATTTGAGGATATTTGGGGATTTGTTTCAGATTCTACGACCGTGGAATTTCAGTGGTTGACTGAAGAACAATTAGGTTCACTCACCATTCTTTTTGTTGGTTTAGATACATCCATGCATTACGTGCTATTTTTAAAACAGCAAAATACTGAATTAGTTTTTCCTATTGTTGGTGATACGTTTAAAATAGAAAAAATGATACCTGGCTCATATCACATGAGGTTATTGATTGATAAAGATCGTAATGGAATTTGGACTAATGGAAGTTGGCCTCCACCACGAGAACCTGAAATTTTCATACCCTATGACGGCACCGTCGACATCCGAGGTAACTGGAATTTGCAGTTAACTTGGAAAGTATCTTCATTACGATAG
- the miaA gene encoding tRNA (adenosine(37)-N6)-dimethylallyltransferase MiaA, whose protein sequence is MVEISRMLVVLGATATGKTKLAVELAHQLEGEIISSDSRQVYKGLDVGTGKDLEIYQQVFPPVPYHLIDIREPGDTYNVFEFKRDCIQTALEIERRGKLPVVCGGTGLYLDAIIFDYHFHPVQPQKSFRDELKRLSNEEMVYKLEILGIPLREEDKHNRHRLMRKLEIAYFPALQKDILSIQIKHLCVIGIKMDRQIIRQRITQRLERRLQDEGMIEEVRQLLKKGLSPEWLISLGLEYKYVTLYLQKLITYDEMKNQLEKAIHQFAKRQETWFRRMEKKGLIIYWYDPTRNDFENLFNHIKKTLRIS, encoded by the coding sequence ATGGTGGAAATATCTCGCATGCTGGTAGTACTAGGTGCTACTGCCACAGGGAAAACGAAGTTAGCAGTCGAGTTAGCCCATCAACTTGAGGGAGAAATTATAAGCTCAGATAGTCGGCAAGTTTATAAAGGATTAGATGTTGGCACTGGTAAAGATCTTGAAATTTATCAACAGGTATTTCCTCCTGTACCATATCATTTAATCGATATCCGCGAGCCTGGTGATACCTACAACGTTTTCGAATTTAAGAGAGATTGTATTCAGACTGCTCTAGAAATAGAAAGAAGAGGAAAATTACCTGTTGTTTGTGGTGGAACAGGACTTTACCTTGACGCTATTATTTTTGATTATCATTTTCATCCTGTTCAACCTCAGAAAAGCTTTCGTGATGAACTTAAAAGACTTTCCAATGAAGAAATGGTATATAAACTTGAAATATTAGGCATTCCTCTTCGCGAAGAAGACAAACATAACCGACATCGACTCATGAGAAAACTTGAAATAGCCTACTTTCCAGCCTTGCAAAAAGACATTTTATCTATACAAATAAAGCACCTCTGTGTAATAGGTATCAAAATGGATAGGCAAATTATCAGACAGCGTATTACTCAAAGACTCGAACGACGCTTGCAGGATGAGGGTATGATCGAAGAAGTCAGACAACTTCTCAAAAAAGGTCTGTCACCTGAATGGCTCATATCTCTTGGACTTGAATACAAATATGTTACCTTATATTTGCAAAAACTCATAACATACGACGAGATGAAAAACCAACTTGAAAAAGCCATTCACCAATTTGCTAAAAGACAAGAAACATGGTTTCGACGTATGGAGAAAAAAGGCCTAATCATTTACTGGTATGATCCGACTCGAAACGATTTCGAAAATTTATTCAATCATATAAAAAAAACGCTAAGAATTTCATAA